The genomic interval CCGGAGGCTTTCCCACCGCCGGTCATGCCGCTGCACGCAGCGGGAACACCCGCGTTGCGGATCGATGGCGCAGGTTTGGGCGTCCTCGTGTGGGGCGCAGGCACAACCACCGAGCGCACAATCATTTTCGAGCCGTACGGCCGCATTGAGAAGTGGATCGAGGTCTTCGCCACCGGTTTGCCGGGCACTCGGTTCCGCGTCGAGTCCGACCCCTGGATAGAGGTGTCACCGCCGGAGGGGATCGTCGACTCCGAGCGCCGGCTCGTCGTGCGTCTTACTGACGATGCCGACGCGCTGGGAGGTCGTAGCGGGCGAATCCGGGTGATCGCTCCCGAAACCGGTGACGTCATCGACATCTCAGTGACTGTGCGATGTGAATCCGGTAGGGGCACGGACGCCACGGGTTGGATTGAAGCCGAAGGCGTGCTCTGCATCGATCCGGCACAGCCTGACAGGCTCACTTCCCATGGAGATCAGGCGTGGGTGATCGTGCCCGATCTCGGCCGGTACGGCAACGCGGCGCTCCAGATGCACGCCGGCACAGCCGCAGGTAGTGATGACGCGATCGCGACGGCATCGTTCGACGTGCATTTCACGACAGCTGGGGCTCACATCCTCGAGCTTCACCGCTTGCCATCGCTCGACTCGACAGGGCGAATCCGCGTCGGGGTGAGCATCGACGGCGGAGCACCGCTCACCGTAGAGAGCCCGTCCACCGACGAGCATCGCGGCAACTGGCGCTCCGGTGTCCAGGACAACGTCGAGAGGCTGCGTGTGGACCTACCGTCCCTCACCGCGGGCAACCACACGATCAATCTGCACGGGATCGATCCGTGGTTCACGATCTCCAAGCTCGTCATCTTCACCGCCGAGCCCGCCCACTCCAATCTTGGACCTGAATTCAGCGCACACAGCGAACGTGGTTCGACCTTCGGCGTCGAAGTGGATCCGGCGGCGATAGACCTCGGCGAGATGGATGCCTTGCTGCGCGACCTCTATCGGTGCGCGCCGGATGACGTCCCCCTCGCCGACCAGCTCTATGCCGACCGTCGGTTCTGGGACGGCGAGACGACGAATCGGAAGGCGATCGCGGTCGCTCAGCAGCGTCTCAGTTCATGGCCGTCGAAGTCGTCCCCGCCGACCACGAAGGACCTGATGGCGGATGTCGGTCTAGGCCCGCTAGCCCAGAAGAACGGGGTGATCGCGTTCGAGGTCGAGGATGCCCTCGCCGATACCAAGCACGCCTGGCGCACGCAGGCCGACGGCGACTCGTCGGACTGGGTGCAGACCCAGGCCGAGACGGCAGCTCGCACTGGACTCGCTATGCATGTGCGACCACGCGGGCTCTCCTGGGAGGAGCCCCTCGAGGCCCCGGGTATGCACTTCGCGATAGACGTCATCGGCGGCGGGACTTTTCGCGTATGGCTACTGTTGTCGTTCCAGGACGATCAGGACGACTCTTGCGTCATCGCGCTCGACGGCGTCCCTCAGCTTGTCGAAGAGCAGTTCTCCGGCGGATCGCTTTGCACCTACGGTGCCCGTCAGGCCTGGATCTGGGCACACCTCTCAGATCTCGAGATCGACGAAGGCCCCCACACCTTCTCCATTCACGCGCGAAAGTCGGGCCTGCGGATCGATCGCGTCTACCTTACCCTCGGCGACGAACTGCCGCCCGTCGATGCAAATTGGCACGCAACAACGCGTGGCGCTCCCGCTTCCGCCGCTCCCGTGCTGGCTAGCCGATCCGCCAACTGAAGATCCCGCAGGAGAGAAACCCCGATGGAGCACACCTGGCGCTGGTTCGGCCCCAATGACCCGATCAGTCTCGATGAGATTCGCCAGACAGATGCGACCGGCATCGTGACCGCGCTTCACCACATTCCCAATGGGGAGGTGTGGCCCATCGAAGAGATCCTCAGCCGCAAAGCGGTCATCGAGGCTGCGGGGATGACGTGGTCGGTGGTGGAGTCGGTACCCGTCCACGAGCACATCAAATGGGGTGGTCCTGAGCGCGATCGTGCGATCGTGAACTACGCGCAGACACTGCGCAATCTCGGGGCATGTGGTTTGCGGACCGTCTGCTATAACTTCATGCCGGTGATCGACTGGGCGCGGACCGAGCAGCGCTACGCGTTGCCCAATGGCGGCTTCGCCATGCGATTCGACTTCGTAGCTCACACGGCATTCGACCTGTTCGTGCTGCAGCGGGTTGGTGCCGAGCAGAATTACAACCCCGCTGAGATCACTCTGGCAAGGGAGTACTTCCAGACCGCCAGCGAGGGCGATGCCGCCGAGCTCAATGCCACTGTGCTGCTGGGTCTGCCCGGTTCTGAGGAGACGTACGACCTCGACTCCCTCCGCTCGAGCCTGGCCAACTACGCCGGCCTTACCTCGCTCGACATCCGTGAGAATCTGGGCGACTTCTTGCGGGCCATCGTCCCCGCGGCAGAAGAAGCAAACGTCCGCCTGGCGATCCACCCCGACGACCCGCCGCGCAGCTTGTTCGGACTGCCGCGCGTCGTGTCCAATGCCGACGACGCGCAATGGCTGCTTGAGGCGGCCCCATCATGGGCGAACGGTCTCACAATGTGCATCGGCTCGTATGGATCGATCGCGACGAACGATGTGGTCGAGATGACGCGACGGTTCGCCGACCGCATCTATTTCGCTCACCTGCGCAACGTGACAATCGAGGCGGACGGCAAGAGCTTTTTCGAGGACGACCACATCGACGGGGGCTCGGATATGGTTGCGGTTATCAGCGAGCTGGTCCGCGAGGAGCGCCGTCGAACATCCGCCGGCGAGGACGCCGCCGTTATCCCGATGCGACCAGACCACGGGCACCTCCTCCTCGATGACCGGTCCCGCACGACATACCCCGGGTATGCGCTCATCGGCCGGCTCAAGGGCATGGCGGAGTTGCGCGGAGTCGAACTCGCCGTCTCGCGCGGTCTGGACACTTTGTCACCTGTTGGGTGAGCGACACCATGGACCACGAACTGCTGACCATCGGTGAGACGATGGCACTCGTCAGCGCCGGCAAGGAAGGCGGTCTGACGATGGGCGCGTCGCTGGCGCTGAGTGCCGGTGGCGCCGAGAGTAACGTCGCCATCGGAGCGGCCC from Microbacterium pumilum carries:
- a CDS encoding glycosyl hydrolase 115 family protein, with translation MTLSDDPVGARIVVGTIGRSPVVDSLIVSGRLDVSALYDEDGAVRWEGFTIAVVDEVLYLVGTDRRGTVYAVYEFARAIGVSPWHWWADAPIHPRDHVTVASDTRISDWPSVRYRGVFINDEEELYHWARQHTADDTIGPETYERVFELLLRLGGNYIWPAMHIGAFNHDPENGRLANEMGIVVGTSHCDILLRSNNHEFQPWADARAEPVEYDYSLAGANRESLRDYWRDSVEQNSDYEVTWTLGVRGVHDSGFETKAIDSDETLDENGKARARVALLQEAIHDQRSILSEALGVTPDHAPQLFIPYKEVLPLYDAGLEVPDDVTLVWANDNFGYLRRFPSETERARAGGHGLYYHSSYWSNYTTSYLGTSSTPLSLMRSELTKAWAGGIRHLWIDNVGGLKPLEIETEFFLRSAWEAGRETSTSDIRDFVARWVDDTFSGSLGTRAADIYARYYQLNNQRKYEHLSAEVFAQIGYGDEAGRRLAGLHALFDEANALLAELPAAERDSFFEVFAIKIHMAYLVNAEFVYADRSTLAHGQGKFAAADAHLATARRFGDHRRQLIHFYNRIMSEGRWDGIFTPEAFPPPVMPLHAAGTPALRIDGAGLGVLVWGAGTTTERTIIFEPYGRIEKWIEVFATGLPGTRFRVESDPWIEVSPPEGIVDSERRLVVRLTDDADALGGRSGRIRVIAPETGDVIDISVTVRCESGRGTDATGWIEAEGVLCIDPAQPDRLTSHGDQAWVIVPDLGRYGNAALQMHAGTAAGSDDAIATASFDVHFTTAGAHILELHRLPSLDSTGRIRVGVSIDGGAPLTVESPSTDEHRGNWRSGVQDNVERLRVDLPSLTAGNHTINLHGIDPWFTISKLVIFTAEPAHSNLGPEFSAHSERGSTFGVEVDPAAIDLGEMDALLRDLYRCAPDDVPLADQLYADRRFWDGETTNRKAIAVAQQRLSSWPSKSSPPTTKDLMADVGLGPLAQKNGVIAFEVEDALADTKHAWRTQADGDSSDWVQTQAETAARTGLAMHVRPRGLSWEEPLEAPGMHFAIDVIGGGTFRVWLLLSFQDDQDDSCVIALDGVPQLVEEQFSGGSLCTYGARQAWIWAHLSDLEIDEGPHTFSIHARKSGLRIDRVYLTLGDELPPVDANWHATTRGAPASAAPVLASRSAN
- the uxuA gene encoding mannonate dehydratase: MEHTWRWFGPNDPISLDEIRQTDATGIVTALHHIPNGEVWPIEEILSRKAVIEAAGMTWSVVESVPVHEHIKWGGPERDRAIVNYAQTLRNLGACGLRTVCYNFMPVIDWARTEQRYALPNGGFAMRFDFVAHTAFDLFVLQRVGAEQNYNPAEITLAREYFQTASEGDAAELNATVLLGLPGSEETYDLDSLRSSLANYAGLTSLDIRENLGDFLRAIVPAAEEANVRLAIHPDDPPRSLFGLPRVVSNADDAQWLLEAAPSWANGLTMCIGSYGSIATNDVVEMTRRFADRIYFAHLRNVTIEADGKSFFEDDHIDGGSDMVAVISELVREERRRTSAGEDAAVIPMRPDHGHLLLDDRSRTTYPGYALIGRLKGMAELRGVELAVSRGLDTLSPVG